One Candidatus Peregrinibacteria bacterium DNA segment encodes these proteins:
- a CDS encoding FG-GAP repeat protein translates to MQTKKRLSFFALALSFVLVLPVQAVSLTSTSEGGYAIQEFVGEWTSDLAGASVAAAGDVDGDGYDDFLVGAPQNSDAATNAGATYLVYGPIYQTANETRIPNFPLLGGSSIVAEFSGEAESSYSGSSVAGVGDVNADGYDDFVIGAYAYSSGEETYEGAAYLVYGQSTRYTSVSLSSSSVVRFLGEAESSAGTSVSAAGDVNNDGYEDFLIGAPYYSNTNGWVGATYLVLGRSTRYQDRTLGSANSIKRFVGATTDSLSGTSVAGGDIDADGYSDVIIGAPAGRGAVYVVYGGASIASRSLSATSVYKFVGENTGDNAGDEIAFAGDVNGDGYGEILVGAPLNSDGGLNQTGAVYLVYGTSRQNATRVTSLGSSSIVEIMGVDLQERLGEGDLAGLGDLNGDGYGEILLGSRSVDSSVGTNAGAAYLLYGQSAAFSAMATTDPLFTAFNGELTGDQAGSSVSFGGTLINNDLCFIVGALANDDSGYSNAGAAYVIWAE, encoded by the coding sequence ATGCAAACTAAAAAACGCCTTTCATTCTTTGCTTTGGCCTTGAGTTTCGTTTTAGTCCTTCCGGTTCAAGCGGTTTCTTTGACCAGCACCTCAGAGGGTGGTTACGCCATTCAAGAATTTGTCGGAGAATGGACTTCTGATCTTGCTGGAGCCAGTGTGGCAGCTGCAGGGGACGTGGATGGTGATGGTTACGATGATTTTTTGGTAGGTGCTCCTCAAAATAGTGATGCCGCTACTAATGCAGGGGCTACTTATTTAGTGTATGGCCCTATTTACCAAACGGCTAACGAAACTCGCATACCCAATTTTCCATTATTGGGTGGTAGCTCAATAGTTGCAGAATTCTCTGGTGAAGCGGAGTCGTCTTATTCAGGTTCATCCGTAGCGGGCGTAGGAGATGTCAATGCGGATGGATACGACGATTTTGTGATTGGCGCTTACGCTTACTCCTCCGGAGAAGAAACCTACGAAGGGGCAGCGTACCTTGTGTATGGGCAATCCACCCGTTATACCTCTGTTTCCTTAAGCTCTAGTTCTGTCGTTCGTTTTCTTGGGGAGGCTGAAAGTTCAGCTGGAACTTCAGTTTCGGCTGCTGGTGATGTGAACAACGATGGCTATGAAGATTTTCTTATTGGAGCCCCTTATTACAGCAATACCAATGGTTGGGTTGGAGCCACCTATTTGGTTTTAGGACGAAGTACGCGCTATCAAGATAGAACTTTAGGCAGTGCCAACTCTATTAAACGTTTTGTAGGAGCCACCACGGACAGCCTTTCAGGCACTTCGGTGGCTGGGGGTGACATTGATGCCGATGGATACAGTGATGTCATCATTGGAGCTCCAGCAGGTAGAGGTGCTGTTTATGTGGTGTACGGAGGTGCCAGCATTGCTTCTCGTTCTTTATCTGCCACCTCTGTTTATAAATTTGTGGGTGAAAATACGGGAGATAACGCTGGAGATGAGATTGCTTTTGCGGGAGATGTGAATGGTGACGGTTATGGAGAAATTTTGGTGGGCGCTCCACTAAATAGCGATGGTGGTTTGAATCAGACGGGTGCGGTCTATTTAGTGTATGGAACTTCAAGGCAAAATGCCACTCGAGTGACAAGTTTGGGTTCAAGCTCCATTGTAGAGATTATGGGAGTTGACCTGCAAGAACGCCTTGGTGAAGGTGATTTGGCAGGGTTGGGTGATTTAAATGGAGACGGCTATGGGGAGATTTTGCTCGGTAGCCGTAGTGTAGACTCCTCTGTTGGAACCAATGCGGGTGCTGCCTATCTTTTATATGGTCAAAGCGCTGCTTTTAGCGCAATGGCCACCACAGACCCTCTTTTCACTGCTTTCAATGGTGAGCTTACGGGTGACCAAGCGGGATCCAGCGTCTCTTTTGGAGGAACTTTGATCAATAACGATCTTTGTTTCATCGTTGGAGCACTAGCTAATGACGACTCAGGCTATAGCAATGCCGGCGCGGCTTATGTAATTTGGGCGGAGTAA
- a CDS encoding aminoacyl-tRNA hydrolase has translation MKVICGLGNPGEKYEKTRHNVGFRALDAFAQKNEFPPFELRGKAWISEKGQGFKKVLLLKPVTFMNLSGEAVQEVLQFYKLEPKNLLVVYDDVDLPLGTLRYREKGSAGTHNGMKSLIQNLATLDFPRLRIGIESRGQSAPEQMPLDAFVLAPFTEEEESVLKNEIPKVCLQMEEWLVK, from the coding sequence ATGAAAGTGATCTGCGGCCTGGGGAACCCAGGGGAAAAATATGAAAAAACTCGCCACAACGTGGGCTTTCGTGCCCTGGATGCTTTTGCTCAAAAAAACGAATTTCCACCTTTTGAATTGCGTGGCAAAGCCTGGATCTCTGAAAAGGGGCAAGGTTTTAAAAAAGTTCTGCTGCTCAAACCGGTCACATTCATGAATCTTTCAGGCGAAGCGGTTCAAGAAGTGCTACAATTTTATAAACTGGAACCCAAAAACTTGCTTGTGGTTTACGACGATGTCGATTTGCCACTCGGCACCTTGCGTTATCGTGAAAAAGGTTCTGCGGGCACTCACAATGGAATGAAATCGCTCATTCAAAATCTCGCAACCCTCGACTTCCCACGTTTGCGCATCGGCATTGAATCTCGAGGTCAAAGCGCTCCCGAGCAAATGCCCCTGGATGCCTTTGTTCTGGCTCCTTTTACCGAAGAAGAAGAAAGCGTGCTTAAAAATGAAATTCCCAAAGTCTGTCTGCAAATGGAAGAATGGCTCGTAAAATAA
- a CDS encoding DUF2200 domain-containing protein, translated as MDNTRIFAISFASVYPLYVKKAEKKGRSKAEVDAIICWLTGYNEQELEQQINKALDFKTFFAEAPQIHPNASKITGVICGWRVEEMKDKLMQKIRYLDKLIDELAKGKAMEKILRK; from the coding sequence ATGGACAATACAAGAATTTTCGCCATTTCCTTTGCCAGCGTTTATCCGCTTTATGTTAAAAAGGCAGAGAAAAAAGGCCGCTCAAAGGCAGAGGTGGACGCCATCATTTGCTGGTTGACGGGCTACAATGAGCAAGAACTGGAGCAGCAAATCAACAAAGCGCTTGATTTCAAAACCTTTTTTGCAGAGGCACCGCAGATCCATCCCAACGCCTCAAAAATCACAGGGGTTATTTGCGGTTGGCGTGTGGAAGAAATGAAGGATAAACTCATGCAAAAAATCCGCTATTTGGACAAATTGATCGATGAATTGGCCAAAGGGAAGGCCATGGAAAAGATTTTGAGGAAATAG
- the obgE gene encoding GTPase ObgE codes for MFFDEVSLELEGGKGGNGALFFHREKYVEAGGPDGGDGGNGGSLVLEADENYNTLQHFMGKKHYKAHNGENGFKNDMAGHAGEDLVLKVPVGTLVHDKESDEVIADLDKNGLKLKVAAGGRGGYGNGHFGSSTRQAPMFAELGDIGEFRSVRLELRLVADVGLVGFPSAGKSTLISHVSAAKPKVAAYPFTTLIPNLGVVHLSQFGGSEQQSFVIADMPGIIEGASEGKGLGDAFLKHISRTATLVFVLDPFCYENLTLIQQFEILQKELKAHNPALLKKDYFVVMNKIDSIPEADREALKKEFLKAYPKLKSKFRLISGVSGEGLEKFIFELEKTVSETREKNETPRTVNEDFMEYVPTRFVDENNFDVEAMYEVDALTFEEPVLGQILDAETLPKRNLYKVTGKRIEQISRMTSPEYPDAIMRVADVLKKMGIHKMLIRKGAMNGDFVKIGPRFYEFHEL; via the coding sequence ATGTTTTTCGATGAAGTGTCCCTAGAATTGGAAGGAGGAAAAGGCGGCAATGGAGCCCTATTTTTTCACCGCGAAAAATACGTGGAAGCCGGCGGGCCTGACGGAGGAGACGGGGGCAATGGAGGCAGCCTGGTTTTAGAAGCGGATGAAAACTACAACACCCTCCAGCACTTCATGGGGAAGAAGCATTACAAAGCTCACAATGGAGAAAATGGCTTCAAAAACGATATGGCCGGCCATGCAGGGGAAGACTTGGTTTTAAAGGTGCCCGTGGGCACTCTTGTGCACGATAAAGAATCGGACGAAGTGATTGCAGATCTCGATAAAAATGGTCTCAAACTCAAAGTCGCCGCAGGGGGGCGAGGGGGTTACGGGAATGGACACTTTGGTTCCAGTACACGGCAAGCCCCCATGTTTGCGGAGCTCGGAGACATTGGGGAATTTCGCAGTGTACGCCTGGAGCTCCGCTTGGTTGCGGATGTGGGTCTAGTGGGTTTTCCCTCCGCAGGCAAATCGACCCTCATTTCTCACGTCTCAGCAGCCAAACCCAAAGTGGCGGCTTACCCTTTCACCACCCTCATCCCCAACCTTGGAGTGGTGCACCTAAGTCAATTCGGCGGCAGCGAGCAGCAAAGTTTTGTGATCGCCGACATGCCGGGAATCATTGAGGGCGCTTCCGAAGGCAAGGGGCTGGGAGATGCTTTTTTAAAACACATTTCGCGCACCGCAACCCTTGTATTTGTGCTCGATCCTTTCTGTTACGAAAACCTCACTTTGATTCAGCAATTTGAAATTCTACAAAAAGAACTCAAAGCTCACAATCCAGCCCTGCTTAAAAAAGATTATTTCGTGGTCATGAATAAAATCGATTCCATCCCTGAAGCCGATCGTGAAGCTCTTAAAAAAGAATTCCTCAAAGCTTATCCCAAACTCAAATCCAAGTTCCGACTCATTTCGGGTGTCAGTGGGGAAGGTTTGGAAAAATTCATCTTTGAACTCGAAAAAACCGTCAGCGAAACGCGTGAAAAAAATGAAACACCCCGTACCGTGAATGAAGATTTTATGGAATACGTGCCCACACGTTTTGTGGATGAAAACAACTTTGACGTCGAAGCAATGTACGAAGTAGACGCCCTTACTTTTGAAGAACCCGTCTTAGGTCAAATTCTAGATGCCGAGACCTTGCCCAAGCGTAATCTTTATAAAGTGACAGGAAAACGCATCGAACAAATTTCCCGCATGACCAGTCCAGAGTACCCCGATGCCATCATGCGCGTGGCCGACGTTCTTAAAAAAATGGGCATTCATAAAATGCTCATTAGAAAAGGAGCCATGAACGGAGATTTCGTTAAAATAGGGCCACGCTTTTACGAATTTCACGAACTTTAA
- a CDS encoding DsbA family protein has translation MASKSNNTQTLVIGLSFLAVGLILGLMLANKVVVDSQSTESNETVNVEQLETVSVSEDDDASIGSDDAPVTIIEFSDFQCYWCGRFHADTLPSLLKNYVDAGIVRLVIRDFPAGSHPEAKLAAQSAECVRAYTMEEDPDLAYFEMHDLLFNNQTAWSGKSDAKEQLIALAKDNLDVDIKNCLDTEEMQAEVEADYVAGRSYGIGGTPTFFVNGKKLVGAWPYETFETVIKALR, from the coding sequence ATGGCTTCAAAGTCCAACAACACTCAAACTCTTGTAATCGGTCTCAGTTTTTTGGCCGTCGGTCTCATCTTAGGCCTGATGCTCGCAAATAAAGTGGTCGTCGACAGTCAAAGCACAGAAAGTAACGAGACGGTGAATGTGGAACAACTGGAAACAGTTTCCGTCAGTGAAGACGATGACGCTTCCATCGGTTCTGATGATGCACCCGTAACCATTATTGAATTCAGCGATTTTCAATGTTACTGGTGTGGACGCTTCCATGCAGACACGCTTCCTTCTCTCCTTAAGAACTATGTAGATGCAGGCATTGTGCGCCTCGTGATTCGGGACTTCCCCGCGGGAAGCCACCCTGAAGCCAAGTTGGCCGCTCAATCGGCTGAATGTGTGAGGGCTTATACTATGGAGGAAGATCCAGACCTCGCGTACTTTGAAATGCACGATCTTTTATTCAACAATCAAACCGCTTGGTCCGGCAAATCCGACGCCAAGGAGCAACTCATTGCCTTAGCTAAAGACAATTTGGACGTCGACATTAAAAACTGTCTCGATACAGAAGAGATGCAAGCAGAAGTGGAAGCCGATTATGTAGCGGGTAGGAGTTATGGCATAGGCGGTACGCCCACTTTCTTCGTGAACGGAAAGAAATTGGTGGGAGCTTGGCCTTATGAAACCTTCGAAACCGTGATCAAGGCCCTTCGCTAA
- a CDS encoding IS5 family transposase yields the protein MYQMLTDEQFKLIQPYFPKPRKPEKIPLKRCMDAICYVLKTGCAWRQMPYDYREKENDWHTIYTRYKRWSESGLFGQMLRALEVADVLQVRIAFLDSTTNRAHHSAAGAMKKGPQALGRSRGGYTTKIHMIAGDPDHGMHFVLTGGEVSDVKVGKQILRDYSFPKTVDHLAMDKGYSCYKVLELCKEKGITPVVPPKAKMKFPWEYNKNIYAYRNEIERLFHRMKNYRRISTRYDKLDLMYASFISLCLVALLLKVLC from the coding sequence ATGTACCAGATGCTAACGGATGAACAGTTCAAACTGATCCAGCCTTATTTTCCAAAGCCCAGAAAGCCTGAAAAGATTCCACTGAAACGTTGCATGGATGCCATTTGTTATGTACTTAAAACAGGGTGCGCATGGAGACAAATGCCCTACGATTACAGAGAAAAAGAGAATGACTGGCACACGATTTATACAAGATACAAACGGTGGAGCGAATCTGGACTTTTTGGACAAATGCTTAGAGCACTTGAAGTAGCAGATGTACTTCAAGTGCGAATAGCTTTCCTGGACAGTACAACAAATAGAGCGCACCACAGTGCAGCGGGAGCCATGAAAAAGGGGCCACAAGCGTTAGGCCGAAGTAGAGGTGGGTACACTACAAAAATTCACATGATTGCTGGAGATCCAGATCATGGGATGCACTTTGTTTTAACAGGTGGTGAAGTGAGCGATGTGAAAGTTGGAAAACAAATTTTGAGAGATTATTCGTTTCCAAAAACAGTAGATCATTTGGCTATGGACAAAGGTTATTCATGCTACAAAGTTCTGGAGCTGTGCAAAGAAAAAGGCATAACTCCAGTCGTTCCTCCAAAGGCAAAAATGAAATTTCCGTGGGAATACAACAAGAACATTTATGCCTACCGCAACGAGATTGAACGCCTATTTCACCGAATGAAAAATTACAGAAGAATTTCAACTCGCTATGACAAATTAGACCTGATGTATGCCTCCTTTATCTCCCTCTGCCTTGTGGCACTTTTACTCAAAGTCTTATGTTAA
- a CDS encoding DUF1801 domain-containing protein yields MAELKTKKTKASVSAFLAAVEDEKKRKDCQELAKIFEEITEEKPAMWGDSIVGFGSYHYKSERSKQEGDWPLTGFSPRKKNITLYIMCGFKDQEKFLKKIGKHKVSGGSCLYIKHLSDIDLGILKELIKASLKVMKERYKLAVL; encoded by the coding sequence ATGGCAGAACTCAAAACTAAAAAGACCAAGGCAAGTGTCTCTGCATTTTTGGCTGCAGTGGAAGATGAGAAAAAACGTAAAGACTGCCAAGAACTAGCGAAAATTTTCGAAGAAATAACAGAGGAAAAACCGGCCATGTGGGGGGACAGCATTGTGGGCTTTGGTTCTTACCATTACAAATCTGAACGAAGCAAGCAAGAAGGGGACTGGCCACTGACGGGATTCTCCCCTAGAAAGAAAAACATCACCCTCTACATCATGTGCGGGTTCAAAGACCAAGAAAAGTTTTTGAAAAAAATAGGAAAACACAAAGTGAGTGGCGGGTCCTGCCTTTACATCAAACATTTATCGGACATTGATCTGGGAATATTAAAGGAACTTATCAAAGCTTCCTTAAAAGTCATGAAGGAAAGATATAAACTTGCTGTATTATAA
- a CDS encoding DEAD/DEAH box helicase, with translation METNTESNSSFEHLGLHPKLLDALQRLKLSTPTPIQHQAIPVATAGKDMIGIAQTGTGKTFAFGLPMLQRLMGGTGFQGLILVPTRELAIQVEEGLLKVAGHLGLCTALLIGGAPIFKQKRQLKARVNVIIATPGRLIDHLKQKNLNLAKVSILVLDEADRMLDMGFEPQIREILKQVPQERQTMMFSATMPANLTQMAHSYMKSPLRIELAPAGTASEQVEQAFLVLPKEEKIKELRALLTTFKETVLVFTRTKHGASKLTRALQDAGFTAAEIHSDRTLGQRRKALEGFKTGYYRILVATDIAARGIDVKEIGMVVNFDLPENAEDYVHRIGRTGRAGHEGVALSFATPDQRKDLELIQRLIRKELDVHFRVPFEAHAPRSRGAKFRRNPRGGYSAGTSSRPSRSRGASHHRRRR, from the coding sequence ATGGAAACCAACACAGAATCAAACAGCAGCTTCGAACATTTAGGACTCCATCCCAAACTCCTCGACGCCCTTCAACGCCTCAAACTCAGCACTCCTACGCCGATTCAACATCAGGCTATTCCTGTGGCAACCGCCGGAAAAGACATGATAGGAATTGCGCAAACCGGTACGGGTAAAACCTTTGCATTTGGATTGCCCATGTTGCAACGCTTGATGGGTGGCACTGGTTTTCAAGGATTGATCTTAGTTCCAACCCGTGAATTGGCCATTCAAGTGGAAGAAGGCCTTCTTAAAGTGGCCGGACATTTGGGACTGTGCACCGCTTTGCTCATTGGCGGAGCCCCCATTTTCAAACAAAAGCGTCAACTCAAAGCTCGGGTGAATGTTATTATTGCAACGCCTGGACGACTCATCGATCATCTCAAGCAAAAAAACTTAAATCTCGCCAAGGTGAGCATTTTGGTTTTGGACGAAGCGGATCGCATGCTCGACATGGGTTTTGAACCTCAAATTCGTGAAATTTTAAAACAAGTACCTCAAGAACGCCAAACCATGATGTTCTCGGCCACCATGCCCGCCAACCTCACACAAATGGCACACTCTTACATGAAGAGCCCACTCCGCATTGAATTGGCCCCTGCGGGAACCGCTTCTGAGCAGGTGGAACAAGCTTTTCTAGTGCTTCCTAAAGAGGAGAAAATCAAAGAACTCAGAGCTTTACTCACCACGTTTAAAGAGACTGTTTTAGTTTTCACTCGCACCAAGCACGGAGCCTCAAAGCTCACTCGCGCTTTGCAAGACGCCGGATTCACAGCGGCTGAAATTCATTCCGACCGCACGCTCGGTCAAAGGAGAAAGGCCTTGGAGGGATTTAAAACAGGTTATTATCGAATTTTAGTGGCCACCGACATTGCCGCTCGTGGCATCGACGTGAAGGAAATTGGAATGGTGGTGAATTTCGACCTGCCTGAAAATGCAGAGGATTACGTGCATCGCATCGGACGCACGGGCCGAGCAGGCCACGAAGGGGTTGCACTTTCTTTTGCCACACCTGATCAACGCAAAGATCTAGAACTCATTCAACGCCTGATTCGAAAGGAATTGGACGTGCATTTTAGAGTTCCCTTTGAAGCGCACGCTCCTCGTTCTCGTGGAGCTAAATTTCGACGCAATCCTCGAGGGGGTTATTCCGCCGGAACTTCATCTAGACCTTCTCGCTCTCGTGGAGCTTCCCATCATCGTCGCCGTCGCTAA
- a CDS encoding DUF1428 domain-containing protein — MAPYVDGFVLAIKKDKLDAYKQMASLGGKIWMKHGALAYYECVGEDMTPPQMEMPEDHPDMGKMMTFPEMLKTSVEEVPVFSFIIFKSREHRDEVNAKVMADPEMSPEQYKDMEMPMDMNRMAYGGFQSFVNHQV; from the coding sequence ATGGCACCCTACGTTGATGGCTTTGTCTTGGCTATTAAAAAGGATAAACTCGATGCTTATAAACAAATGGCTTCCCTCGGTGGAAAGATTTGGATGAAGCATGGCGCTCTGGCGTATTATGAATGCGTGGGTGAGGACATGACGCCTCCTCAGATGGAGATGCCTGAAGACCATCCAGACATGGGCAAGATGATGACTTTTCCTGAAATGCTCAAAACAAGTGTAGAGGAAGTGCCTGTGTTTTCATTTATCATTTTCAAGTCACGCGAACATCGTGATGAAGTGAACGCCAAAGTGATGGCCGATCCTGAAATGAGTCCGGAGCAATACAAAGACATGGAAATGCCGATGGACATGAATCGCATGGCGTATGGAGGGTTCCAGAGTTTTGTGAATCATCAGGTTTAA
- the rplU gene encoding 50S ribosomal protein L21 — translation MFAVVYFGGKQYKVREKDELEVEKLDLEAGKNFKINEVLLMAEEDGSEVKLGMPFVVGAHVECQVVEQGLGEKIRVFKMKAKKRYHKTQGHRQAFTAIKVLKISAVERKTSVPAKEEEDKEVKAEPKAEKVEKKTVAKKPAAKKTAKKD, via the coding sequence ATGTTCGCAGTCGTTTATTTTGGAGGTAAGCAGTACAAAGTTCGTGAAAAAGATGAGCTTGAAGTGGAAAAATTAGATTTGGAAGCGGGAAAAAACTTCAAAATCAACGAGGTGCTTTTGATGGCGGAAGAAGATGGGAGTGAAGTGAAGCTCGGCATGCCTTTTGTGGTTGGGGCTCATGTAGAATGCCAGGTGGTGGAACAAGGTTTGGGTGAAAAGATCCGTGTGTTCAAGATGAAAGCCAAAAAGCGTTATCACAAAACTCAAGGGCACCGTCAAGCTTTCACGGCCATTAAAGTCTTGAAAATTTCTGCGGTAGAAAGGAAGACGTCTGTTCCAGCAAAAGAAGAAGAAGACAAAGAGGTGAAAGCCGAGCCTAAAGCAGAAAAGGTAGAAAAAAAGACGGTGGCTAAGAAACCAGCAGCTAAAAAAACGGCGAAAAAGGATTAA